A stretch of DNA from Bacillus alveayuensis:
GCAATGGAAGCGATCGAGGCTGGTATTCAACATTTAGGAGAAAACCGTGATGAAGGGTTTTTAAAAAAATATGATGAAATTGGAAAACGTGCAACGTGGCATTTTATCGGTACGCTTCAATCTCGTAAAGTCAAACATATTATTGACTATGTTGATTACATTCATTCGTTAGATCGTCTTTCGTTAGCAAAAGAAATACAAAAACGAGCAAACCGTAAAATGAAATGCTTTGTTCAAGTGAATACATCAAAAGAAGAATCAAAGCACGGATTAGAAATAAGTGAATGTATAAACTTCATAAAAAAGCTCGAACCATTTGATCGAATTGAGGTTGTCGGCTTAATGACGATGGCACCTTTTACAGAAGACGAAGCATTGATCCGCCGATGCTTTCGTACATTAAAAGAGTTGCAAATGGAGGTACAAGCTTTACGATTACCATATGCTCCATGTCAAGAATTATCGATGGGAATGTCAAATGATTATGAAATAGCCGTAGAAGAAGGTGCGACGTTTATTCGTATTGGCTCGTCTTTAGTTGGCGAAAAAAATGAAAAAGTGGAGGTGTCAAACATTGAGTCTCAAAAATAAGTTTAAAAGCTTTTTTGCTTTAGATGATGAAGACTATGAGTATATGGAATCAGAGGAACCAGTTGATCCACAAGAGCAAGATTTAGCTTTTAAAAAAGGCTATGCGCATGAGGCGAATCATCATATGAACACAAAACAAAATGTTGTAAGTTTGCAAAGTGTCCAAAAATCCTCTAAAGTAATATTATGTGAACCTAGGTCGTACTCTGAGGCTCAAGAAATTGCCGATCATTTAAAAAGCCGTCGCTCTTGTATTGTTAATTTGCAACGAATCGAACGTGATCAAGCAAAACGGATCGTCGATTTTTTAAGTGGGACTGTTTATGCGATTGGTGGAGATATTCAACGGGTAGGAGTGAACATCTTTTTATGCACACCAGATAATGTAGATGTCTCAGGATCGATCTCTGATTATTTACCGAATGATGAAAGGCAAAGGTGGTAACAGACGAATGGACATACTATTTATTGTTTTAAGTCGACTTATTCAATTTTATTCATATGCCATTATTGTGTACATACTCATGTCTTGGTTTCCTAATGCACGGGGTACAGCGATTGGGCAATTTTTAGCGAAAATATGCGAACCATATTTAGAGCCGTTCCGCCGTTTTATTCCACCATTAGGCATGATTGATATTTCGCCAATTGTGGCGCTACTTGCACTGAACTTTGCCAACCACGGTCTATTTTTTCTTTATAATATGCTCGTTTAATGAATGGGGCTATAAACGCCCCCTTTTTTCATTCATATAAAGTTCACTTGGAGTTGTTGACAATTGGATGGAATTTACCAACATTTTCGAGAAGATGAACATACATTTATTGATCAAGTGATCGAATGGAAAGACTTTGTCGAAAGACAATATAGCCCGAAGTTAACCGATTTTTTAGACCCGCGTGAGCAATTTATTGCCAATAGTGTGATCGGATCCCATTCAGAAGTGCAAATCATGTTTTTTGGCGGGAATGTGTATACAGAAAGAAAACGGGCTTTATTATATCCTGAGTATTTTGTGCCAACGGAAGAGGATTTTCATTTAGCTGCATTTGAAATAGATTATCCAAAAAAGTTTATCACGCTTGAGCATCGTCATATTTTAGGCTCGTTAATGTCATTAGGGTTAAAGCGGACAAAATATGGAGACATTATCATTCAAAATCATCGAATTCAAATCATAGTTGCTAAAGAAATCGAACATTATGTGCAATTACATTTTAATGAAGTCGGAAAAACACCGGTTTCCTTGCGCCCTTTGTCATTACAAGATATCATCATTGCTGAGAAATCATACGAAACCGAGACAAAGACGATTTCTTCTTTACGATTAGATGCTGTCTGTTCGGCTATTTTAAAGCTCTCCCGACAAAAAACAAAGCCATTGATTCAAAATGGTTACGTAAAGGTTAATTGGAAAGTAATTGAAGACCCATCTTTTGAAATCATGGAGGGGGATATCATTTCCGTGCGCGGGTTTGGAAGAAGTAAAGTCATGTCCATAGAAGGAAAAACGAAAAAAGATAAGCTGAAAGTAACCATAGGTAAGCAAAAATAATTTTATAAAAAGAGAAGGAATTTTGTTCATTCTGTCGAAATATGCTATATAATTGAATGTGTAGAAGCCAATACATACGGAGGTGGCATTCGTGCCTTTAACGCCATTAGATATTCATAATAAGGAATTTACGAAAGGATTCCGCGGATATGATGAAGATGAAGTGAATGAATTTTTAGACCAAGTAATCAAGGATTACGAAATGATTATTCGTGAAAAAAAAGAGCTTGAACAAAAAGTTCAAGAATTAACGGAGAAATTAAGCCATTTTACGAATATAGAGGAAACCTTAAATAAATCGATTTTAGTTGCACAAGAAGCAGCTGAAGATGTCAAGAGAAATGCACAAAAAGAGGCTAAGCTTATTATAAAAGAGGCAGAGAAAAATGCTGACCGTATTATCAATGAAGCATTGGCAAAATCACGTAAAATTGCGATGGAAATCGAAGAATTAAAAAAACAGTCAAAAGTTTTCCGAACTCGCTTTCAAATGCTTATTGAAGCACAGCTTGATTTATTAAAAAATGACGACTGGGATCATTTAATGGAATATAATGTAGAGACAATTTTTGATGAGGAATTAGAAGAAGCGAAAAGGTAACTTGACTTTTTAAAGTTTGTTCGCATATAATACGAAAACAGAAAACCATATCGGAGAAAACGATGATAGGGACAGTAATTCTTTCAATTCCTTATATTAGCGAGTCTAGGATGGTGGAAGCTAGGCATAAGGAGAAGGAATGAAAATCACCCTGGAGTTCCTAGCTGAACGTTCAAGTAGGCTAAGGCGGGAAAAATTCTCGTTATGTGCATGGAGATGGATGTACTTTTTTGCTGTAGAGTGTACATCAATAAGGGTGGTACCGCGAGTTCAACCTTCTCGTCCCTTAGGGATGAGAAGGTTTTTTATTTTATGTAATTTATGGAATGTGGAGGAATGAAAATGGATTATAAAGAAACGTTGTTAATGCCGAAAACAGATTTTCCAATGCGCGGAAATCTTCCGAAGCGAGAGCCGGAAATTCAGGCAAAGTGGGAGAACATGAATATTTATCAAAAAGTGCAAGAGCGAACAAAAGGTCGGCCATTGTTTGTATTACATGATGGTCCGCCATATGCCAATGGTGATATCCATATGGGGCATGCTTTAAACAAAATTTTAAAAGATTTTATCGTCCGCTATAAATCCATGAGTGGTTATCATGCACCATATGTACCAGGATGGGATACACATGGACTGCCGATTGAAACAGCTTTAACGAAAAATAAAAAAGTCAACCGAAAGGAAATGAGCGTTGCCGAGTTCCGTAAACTTTGTGAAGAATATGCATGGGAACAAATTGATAGGCAGCGTGAACAATTCAAACGCCTAGGTGTACGAGGGGACTGGGAAAACCCTTACGTTACGTTAAAACCAGAATATGAAGCGCAACAAATTAAAGTGTTTGGTGAGATGGCGAAAAAAGGCTACATTTATAAAGGGTTAAAGCCAGTGTATTGGTCTCCATCAAGTGAATCTGCTCTTGCAGAAGCAGAAATTGAATATTACGATAAGCGCTCTCCATCTATTTATGTTGCTTTTGAAATTAAAGATGGCAAAAATGTTTTAACAAACGGTGAAAAAATTGTAATCTGGACAACAACTCCTTGGACAATTCCGGCAAACCTTGGTATAGCAGTGCATCCGAACCTAGACTATCATGTTGTAAAGGTTCATGAAAACCAATTTGTTATCGCAAAAGATTTATTACAATCTGTAGCAAAAGAATTAGGATGGGAAGCATATGAAGTTGTCAAAACGATTAAAGGACAAGAACTTGAATATATTGTGGCTAAACATCCTATTTATGATCGTGATTCCCTCGTTATGCTAGGAGAACACGTTACAACAGAAGCTGGTACAGGATGCGTTCATACAGCACCAGGTCATGGGGAAGACGACTTTTTGATTGGCCAAAAGTATGGATTAGATGTTCTATGTCCAGTTGATGAAAGAGGATATATGACTGAGGAAGCACCAGGATTTGAAGGATTATTTTATGATGAAGCAAATAAAGCGATTACGCAAAAGCTTGAAGAAGTTGGTGCACTTCTTAAATTATCCTTTATTACACACTCCTATCCGCATGATTGGCGTACAAAAAAACCAACGATTTTCCGGGCAACCGCTCAATGGTTTGCATCCATTAAAGATTTCCGTGATGATTTATTAAAGGCTGTTCAAGAAACGAAATGGATACCTGCTTGGGGAGAAACACGTTTATACAATATGATCCGTGACCGTAGTGATTGGTGTATTTCCCGCCAACGTGCATGGGGAGTACCAATTCCTGTATTTTATGGAGAAAACGGAGAGCCAATTATTACGGATGAAACGATTGAACATGTTTCAAACTTAATTCGTGAGCACGGATCAAACATATGGTTTGAGCGTGACGCAAAAGATTTACTTCCAAAAGGCTTCACACATCCTTCAAGTCCAAACGGTATCTTTACGAAAGAAACAGATATTATGGACGTTTGGTTTGACTCTGGTTCTTCCCATCAAGCCGTATTAGTCGAACGTGAAGAATTAGACAGACCAGCTGATTTATACCTCGAAGGTTCAGACCAATATCGCGGTTGGTTTAACTCTTCATTATCAACAGCCGTTGCCGTGACAGGAAAAGCACCATATAAAGGCGTGTTATCACACGGTTTTGCTTTAGATGGTGAAGGACGTAAAATGAGTAAATCACTCGGAAATGTCGTCGTCCCGGCCAAAGTTATGAATCAGCTTGGTGCCGATATTTTAAGACTTTGGGTTGCTTCTGTTGATTATCAAGCAGATGTACGTGTATCTGATGCCATTTTAAAACAAGTGGCAGAAGTGTATCGTAAAATTCGCAACACGTATCGTTTCTTATTAGGAAACCTATTTGACTTTGATCCGAAAAAAGATGCACTGTCATTGGAGCAATTACGAGAAGTTGACCGTTATATGCTCGTCAAACTAAATAAATTAATTGCAAAAGTGAAAAAAGCGTATGAGAATTATGAATATGCAACCATTTACCATGCGGTTCACAACTTCTGTACAATTGAGTTAAGCTCATTCTACTTAGACTTTGCAAAAGATGTTTTATATATTGAAGCAAAAGATAACAAAGAACGTCGTGCTATTCAAACGGTGCTATACGAATCATTGTTAACATTAGTAAAACTAATGGCTCCGATTTTACCACATACGACAGAAGAGGTTTGGAGTCATATTTCATCCGTTGAAGAAGAAAGTGTTCAGCTTGTTGATATGCCAGAACCAGTGGAAATAGATGGGGCTGACAAGTTGGAAGAAAAATGGGATTCCTTTATGGCACTTCGTGATGATGTATTAAAGGCGCTTGAAGTAGCTAGAAATGAAAAAGTCATCGGAAAATCATTAACAGCAGCTATTACGCTTTTCCCGGATCAAAAAGCAAGCGAATTATTAAATTCAATTGAAGAAAGCTTAAAACAATTATTCATTGTTTCTTCATTTGAAATTGGCGGCTCGATTGAAGAAGCACCAGAAGATGCTCAAAGTTTTGATCATGTGAAAATTGTTGTGAAGCTCGCAGAAGGAAAAACGTGTGAACGCTGCTGGGTCGTAACACCGGAAGTCGGATTAGATCAAGAATATGAAACATTATGTCCACGATGTGCCCATATCGTCAAGGAACACTATTCTGCCTAAAATTAAAACCGATGCATTTATGCAACGGTTCAGTGTGTAGACAAAGTCTTATGAAACGAATATTCAGACTGAATGAAAACGCTTGTCATTCGAGGCGCGAGCCCGATGAGAATCGGAGTTACCAAGTGCGGTTTTTTAGCATTCAAAGAGGGCGAAGTAACAAAAATTGCAAGCGTTTGGAGGCAGTCTGGCCGTTGCATTTATGCAACGGTTTTTTCATGAAATGAAGGAAAATGTTTTTAGGATTAAGTTGTTGTGTTCAAATGAAAACTAATGTTACACAACATAAATTCTGAACAACAAGGAGTTGTTCCGAATGATATCAACAGAAGAAATGAAACGAGAATTATTGCTGATGAAAGAAGAGCTAGAAACCCGTTTAGCTGAAAAGGATCAAAAGGTCAACCCGAAATTGGCTTTTTATATGAAAGAAGAATTAAAGGATGTCGAGTATGCTTTAAAGAAGCTTTCATTAGGTAAATACGGGATATGCGAAAAAACTTTTCAAGAAATACCGTTAGAAAAATTACAAATCATGCCTACTGCTAGAACGTTGGATGATTTTTCGATCCAAGCTTATTTTGAAAAAAGGATCGTTTTTAATCAATAAATGTCTTTTTTAGGCTCTTTTCTAAAAGATTGTTGCTTTTACTATACGATAGCTTTTCGACTGTCCAGGCAAGCGATACGCTTGCTATGTCACGCTAAAGCGTGACGTGAACCGAACAAAAGGCGATGGTCGGACAAATGTAATTGGACCGACCACGTGCTTTGTTCGGTTCATGGACAGTCGAAAAGCAACAAAGTTTACGAAAACAGCCTTTTTTTAAAGGAATGGATGGCTCTTTTTGTCGTATCTTGAGCGATTCCTTTTTTACAATTCATACATAAACAGATGTAGCCTTTGTTATCAAGCTTTACATTTTTAATCAAATTATGCTACTATTCAAAGGTAAACTAAGAGGGACAGGGTGAAAAACGTGTTCTATTACATAATTGCTTTATTTATTATTCTCCTTGATCAATGGACGAAGTGGATCATTGTACAAAACTTGAAGCTAGGTGAAAGCCTTCCAATTATTGATGGCTTTTTATATATTACGTCACATCGAAATAAAGGTGCAGCATGGGGAATTTTACAGGGGCAAATGGGCTTCTTTTATGTGATTACGATTATCGTTATTGTAGGAATAATCTATTATATGCAAAAATATGCTAAACGAGAACCTTTAATGGGAATAGCTCTCGCTTTTATGCTTGGAGGTGCCGTTGGCAATTTTATTGACCGCTTGTTCCGAAAAGAAGTCGTTGATTTTATAAACACCTTTATTTTTTCGTACGATTTTCCAATTTTTAATATAGCGGATGCAGCACTTACAATCGGTGTCTTGCTCCTCTTTATTTATATGATTTTCTTTGAAGGGAAGCTAAAAAAGGAGTAAATGAAGGTGGAGACATTAACCATTATCGTAAACGAACAATTTGTAAACGAACGCATTGATAAAATGTTATCTACTTACTATGAAGATTGGTCGAGAACACAAGTACAAGGTTGGATCAAAGATGGACTTGTATTAGTGAACAATCAAAAGGTAAAAGGAAACTATAAATGCCAGCTTCATGATGAAATCATCGTTTCAATTCCAGAGCCGGAAATTTTGGATGTAAAACCAGAAAAAATGGATTTAGATATTTATTATGAGGATCAAGATGTTCTCGTTGTAAATAAACCGCGTGGAATGGTCGTTCATCCAGCACCTGGGCATATGTATGGTACTCTTGTCAATGGATTAATGGCACATTGTCAAGATTTATCTGGTATTAACGGAGTTTTAAGACCGGGAATTGTACATCGAATCGATAAGGACACGTCAGGACTATTAATGGTTGCAAAAAATGACAAAGCCCATGAATCGCTTGTTCAGCAATTAGTAAACAAAACAGTTACAAGGAAATACTTGGCGATTGTCCATGGCGTTATTCCTCATGATGTCGGAACGATTGATGCCCCCATTGGGCGTGATCCGAAAGATCGCCAAAAGATGACCGTTACGGATGTAAATAGTAAAGAAGCGATTACCCACTTCCGTGTTTTAGAACGGTTTGACCATTATACGTTTATTGAATGTAAGCTTGAAACAGGGAGAACCCATCAAATTCGTGTCCATATGAAATATATCGGCTATCCTTTAGCGGGTGATCCAAAATATGGTCCGAAAAAAACATTGCCTATTGAAGGACAGGCGCTTCACGCAGGTGTATTAGGGTTCATTCACCCAAGAACCGGAGAATACATGGAATTTGAAGCACCGTTACCTCCTGAATTTGAGAATATCCTAAATTTATTAAAGAATAAACGTTGACAGCCCATTGAAGTTTTGTTATATTGAGTTCAAACGATTGAACCTTTAATACAGTCCCGTGAGGCTGAGAAGGATTGATGATATGCTATATCAATGCAAGGATTAGGTAAATCGTATATCCTCTCACCTCAGGTGAGAGGTTTTTTGTTCTCACGGTAAAAAAAGAGGTGATCATATGCAAAAGGCAAAAGTACTTGATGAAAAGGCCATTAATCGGGCCTTAACAAGGATTGCTCATGAAATTATTGAGCGGAACAAAGGGATCGATCATTGTGTGCTTGTAGGTATTAAAACTAGAGGGGTTTATCTTGCAAAAAGGCTAGCGGAAAGAATTGAAAAAATAGAAGACATCAACATTCCGGTTGGCGAATTAGATATCACCCTCTATCGTGATGACTTAACACAAAAAACGGAAGACAAAGAACCGCTTGTGAAAGGATCCAACATTCCAATCGATATTACAAACAAAAAAATTATTTTAGTAGATGATGTATTATATACTGGGAGAACGGTTCGTGCAGCTATGGATGCGATTGTAGATAACGGTCGCCCTGCGCAAATTCAACTAGCAGTATTAGTTGATCGCGGTCATCGCGAGCTTCCAATCCGTGCTGATTATGTTGGGAAAAATATTCCAACATCAAA
This window harbors:
- a CDS encoding pyridoxal phosphate enzyme (YggS family) (product_source=TIGR00044; cath_funfam=3.20.20.10; cog=COG0325; ko=KO:K06997; pfam=PF01168; superfamily=51419; tigrfam=TIGR00044), with the protein product MSVKDNLVHIQNNITKACKKVNRHPNEIQIVAVTKYVTVERAMEAIEAGIQHLGENRDEGFLKKYDEIGKRATWHFIGTLQSRKVKHIIDYVDYIHSLDRLSLAKEIQKRANRKMKCFVQVNTSKEESKHGLEISECINFIKKLEPFDRIEVVGLMTMAPFTEDEALIRRCFRTLKELQMEVQALRLPYAPCQELSMGMSNDYEIAVEEGATFIRIGSSLVGEKNEKVEVSNIESQK
- a CDS encoding cell division inhibitor SepF (product_source=KO:K09772; cog=COG1799; ko=KO:K09772; pfam=PF04472), whose protein sequence is MSLKNKFKSFFALDDEDYEYMESEEPVDPQEQDLAFKKGYAHEANHHMNTKQNVVSLQSVQKSSKVILCEPRSYSEAQEIADHLKSRRSCIVNLQRIERDQAKRIVDFLSGTVYAIGGDIQRVGVNIFLCTPDNVDVSGSISDYLPNDERQRW
- a CDS encoding YggT family protein (product_source=KO:K02221; cog=COG0762; ko=KO:K02221; pfam=PF02325; superfamily=56112; transmembrane_helix_parts=Inside_1_6,TMhelix_7_29,Outside_30_60,TMhelix_61_83,Inside_84_87), with protein sequence MDILFIVLSRLIQFYSYAIIVYILMSWFPNARGTAIGQFLAKICEPYLEPFRRFIPPLGMIDISPIVALLALNFANHGLFFLYNMLV
- a CDS encoding RNA-binding protein YlmH (product_source=COG2302; cath_funfam=3.10.290.10; cog=COG2302; pfam=PF01479; smart=SM00363; superfamily=55174), with amino-acid sequence MDGIYQHFREDEHTFIDQVIEWKDFVERQYSPKLTDFLDPREQFIANSVIGSHSEVQIMFFGGNVYTERKRALLYPEYFVPTEEDFHLAAFEIDYPKKFITLEHRHILGSLMSLGLKRTKYGDIIIQNHRIQIIVAKEIEHYVQLHFNEVGKTPVSLRPLSLQDIIIAEKSYETETKTISSLRLDAVCSAILKLSRQKTKPLIQNGYVKVNWKVIEDPSFEIMEGDIISVRGFGRSKVMSIEGKTKKDKLKVTIGKQK
- a CDS encoding cell division initiation protein (product_source=KO:K04074; cath_funfam=1.20.5.620; cog=COG3599; ko=KO:K04074; pfam=PF05103; superfamily=46984; tigrfam=TIGR03544), with product MPLTPLDIHNKEFTKGFRGYDEDEVNEFLDQVIKDYEMIIREKKELEQKVQELTEKLSHFTNIEETLNKSILVAQEAAEDVKRNAQKEAKLIIKEAEKNADRIINEALAKSRKIAMEIEELKKQSKVFRTRFQMLIEAQLDLLKNDDWDHLMEYNVETIFDEELEEAKR
- a CDS encoding isoleucyl-tRNA synthetase (product_source=KO:K01870; cath_funfam=1.10.730.10,3.40.50.620; cog=COG0060; ko=KO:K01870; pfam=PF00133,PF06827,PF08264; superfamily=47323,52374; tigrfam=TIGR00392), which codes for MDYKETLLMPKTDFPMRGNLPKREPEIQAKWENMNIYQKVQERTKGRPLFVLHDGPPYANGDIHMGHALNKILKDFIVRYKSMSGYHAPYVPGWDTHGLPIETALTKNKKVNRKEMSVAEFRKLCEEYAWEQIDRQREQFKRLGVRGDWENPYVTLKPEYEAQQIKVFGEMAKKGYIYKGLKPVYWSPSSESALAEAEIEYYDKRSPSIYVAFEIKDGKNVLTNGEKIVIWTTTPWTIPANLGIAVHPNLDYHVVKVHENQFVIAKDLLQSVAKELGWEAYEVVKTIKGQELEYIVAKHPIYDRDSLVMLGEHVTTEAGTGCVHTAPGHGEDDFLIGQKYGLDVLCPVDERGYMTEEAPGFEGLFYDEANKAITQKLEEVGALLKLSFITHSYPHDWRTKKPTIFRATAQWFASIKDFRDDLLKAVQETKWIPAWGETRLYNMIRDRSDWCISRQRAWGVPIPVFYGENGEPIITDETIEHVSNLIREHGSNIWFERDAKDLLPKGFTHPSSPNGIFTKETDIMDVWFDSGSSHQAVLVEREELDRPADLYLEGSDQYRGWFNSSLSTAVAVTGKAPYKGVLSHGFALDGEGRKMSKSLGNVVVPAKVMNQLGADILRLWVASVDYQADVRVSDAILKQVAEVYRKIRNTYRFLLGNLFDFDPKKDALSLEQLREVDRYMLVKLNKLIAKVKKAYENYEYATIYHAVHNFCTIELSSFYLDFAKDVLYIEAKDNKERRAIQTVLYESLLTLVKLMAPILPHTTEEVWSHISSVEEESVQLVDMPEPVEIDGADKLEEKWDSFMALRDDVLKALEVARNEKVIGKSLTAAITLFPDQKASELLNSIEESLKQLFIVSSFEIGGSIEEAPEDAQSFDHVKIVVKLAEGKTCERCWVVTPEVGLDQEYETLCPRCAHIVKEHYSA
- a CDS encoding RNA polymerase-binding transcription factor DksA (product_source=COG1734; cath_funfam=2.30.29.30; cog=COG1734; superfamily=57716), translated to MISTEEMKRELLLMKEELETRLAEKDQKVNPKLAFYMKEELKDVEYALKKLSLGKYGICEKTFQEIPLEKLQIMPTARTLDDFSIQAYFEKRIVFNQ
- a CDS encoding signal peptidase II (product_source=KO:K03101; cog=COG0597; ko=KO:K03101; pfam=PF01252; superfamily=81490; tigrfam=TIGR00077; transmembrane_helix_parts=Inside_1_2,TMhelix_3_25,Outside_26_54,TMhelix_55_77,Inside_78_89,TMhelix_90_107,Outside_108_126,TMhelix_127_149,Inside_150_156), whose translation is MKNVFYYIIALFIILLDQWTKWIIVQNLKLGESLPIIDGFLYITSHRNKGAAWGILQGQMGFFYVITIIVIVGIIYYMQKYAKREPLMGIALAFMLGGAVGNFIDRLFRKEVVDFINTFIFSYDFPIFNIADAALTIGVLLLFIYMIFFEGKLKKE
- a CDS encoding 23S rRNA pseudouridine1911/1915/1917 synthase (product_source=KO:K06180; cath_funfam=3.10.290.10,3.30.2350.10; cog=COG0564; ko=KO:K06180; pfam=PF00849,PF01479; smart=SM00363; superfamily=55120,55174; tigrfam=TIGR00005), giving the protein METLTIIVNEQFVNERIDKMLSTYYEDWSRTQVQGWIKDGLVLVNNQKVKGNYKCQLHDEIIVSIPEPEILDVKPEKMDLDIYYEDQDVLVVNKPRGMVVHPAPGHMYGTLVNGLMAHCQDLSGINGVLRPGIVHRIDKDTSGLLMVAKNDKAHESLVQQLVNKTVTRKYLAIVHGVIPHDVGTIDAPIGRDPKDRQKMTVTDVNSKEAITHFRVLERFDHYTFIECKLETGRTHQIRVHMKYIGYPLAGDPKYGPKKTLPIEGQALHAGVLGFIHPRTGEYMEFEAPLPPEFENILNLLKNKR
- a CDS encoding pyrimidine operon attenuation protein/uracil phosphoribosyltransferase (product_source=KO:K02825; cath_funfam=3.40.50.2020; cog=COG2065; ko=KO:K02825; pfam=PF00156; superfamily=53271) — translated: MQKAKVLDEKAINRALTRIAHEIIERNKGIDHCVLVGIKTRGVYLAKRLAERIEKIEDINIPVGELDITLYRDDLTQKTEDKEPLVKGSNIPIDITNKKIILVDDVLYTGRTVRAAMDAIVDNGRPAQIQLAVLVDRGHRELPIRADYVGKNIPTSNSEKIVVELTEVDSLDQVTIHEKNS